Proteins encoded in a region of the Nicotiana tomentosiformis chromosome 9, ASM39032v3, whole genome shotgun sequence genome:
- the LOC104101914 gene encoding protein DOG1-like 3 has translation MANEFLIKSMASSSCSTSDRNNEENLYQSWMYNQNQELNELENAATLARENQKNDTELNQLLARMVNNFQGYVNGRSRLARVDVSPYFAPTWCTPLENSVLWIGGCRPSSFIRLIYALCGMEIESHLNEFLQGTKIGDFGQLSGEQVTMIDKLQRKIIVEERKHCSKLASLQEDVVDQPIATAAKNRENEEEPLNKHGQGMTTLLEEADELRMNALKEILGILTPIQGVEYLAAAKRIRLCLQRWGKKREQEHNN, from the exons ATGGctaatgaatttttgataaaatcaATGGCAAGTTCAAGTTGTAGTACGTCTGATCGAAACAATGAAGAAAACTTATACCAATCATGGATGTACAATCAAAATCAagaactaaatgagcttgaaaaCGCTGCTACACTAGCCAGAGAAAACCAGAAAAACGACACCGAACTGAATCAACTGTTGGCGAGAATGGTGAACAATTTCCAGGGCTACGTTAATGGTCGTAGCCGACTGGCTCGAGTCGACGTCTCGCCATATTTTGCACCCACTTGGTGCACCCCTTTAGAGAATTCAGTCCTGTGGATTGGTGGGTGCAGACCATCTTCGTTCATTCGGCTAATTTATGCTCTTTGTGGTATGGAAATTGAGTCACATCTCAATGAGTTTTTACAGGGTACGAAAATTGGTGACTTTGGTCAGCTTTCTGGTGAGCAAGTAACTATGATTGATAAGTTGCAGAGAAAGATTATTGTAGAAGAAAGGAAGCATTGTTCAAAGTTAGCTAGCTTGCAAGAAGATGTAGTTGATCAACCGATCGCCACTGCGGCAAAAAACC GCGAGAACGAAGAGGAGCCCTTGAATAAACATGGTCAGGGTATGACAACTTTACTAGAAGAGGCTGATGAGTTGAGGATGAACGCCCTGAAGGAGATACTGGGCATATTGACACCAATTCAAGGTGTGGAATACTTAGCAGCAGCTAAGAGAATAAGGCTATGTTTGCAACGATGGGGCAAGAAGAGGGAGCAAGAGCATAATAATTAG
- the LOC138899309 gene encoding uncharacterized protein gives MQRISKACPNDLPTGGVASPGPFPLAIHEVEMDIVGPLPWAPGKAQYILHRSDYFSKWVEADAFEKVRKKEVIDFIWDHIICRFGIQTEITCDNERQFIGRKTTKFFEDYQIKKLLSTPYHPSVNCQG, from the coding sequence ATGCAACGAATATCAAAGGCATGCCCTAATGACCTACCAACCGGGGGAGTTGCTTCACCCGGTCCTTTCCCCttagccattcatgaagtggaGATGGACATCGTAGGCCCTTTACCATGGGCACCCGGAAAAGCTCAATACATCTTGCACAGGTCTGATTACTTctccaagtgggttgaagcagatGCATTTGAGAAAGTTAGAAAAAAGGAGGTtatcgacttcatctgggatcatataatATGCCGGTTTGGGATACAAACCGAAATTACGTGTGACAATGAGAGACAATTCATCGGCAGGAAGACCACTAAGTTCTTTGAAGATTACCAAATCAAAAAGCTTTTATCGACTCCTTATCACCCGAGTGTGAACTGTCAAGGAtag